A single region of the Vicia villosa cultivar HV-30 ecotype Madison, WI linkage group LG4, Vvil1.0, whole genome shotgun sequence genome encodes:
- the LOC131597194 gene encoding uncharacterized protein LOC131597194 encodes MFENRGFLCRHVFKILDFLGSSVQYQSLKSIPDHYILKRWTKGIRPSLDALKPISIGGIQDTTFAQRYQQASGVMLQIITRQAEELIVAKGVSGQPSSSRSASCKDTSVAEPVVVESSGKKFKKRPNPIRAKKRLKSDYELARERQRFIAQRKKQKKEEDAAKLALTINNVD; translated from the exons ATGTTCGAGAACCGGGGATTCTTATGTCGCCATGTTTTCAAGATATTAGACTTCTTAGGGAGTTCTGTCCAATACCAGTCCTTGAAGTCCATACCTGACCACTACATATTGAAGCGTTGGACTAAAGGAATTCGTCCATCCCTTGATGCTTTAAAACCCATCAGTATTGGAGGTATTCAAGATACTACTTTTGCACAAAGATATCAACAAGCTTCTGGTGTTATGCTTCAGATTATAACCCGT CAAGCGGAAGAGTTGATTGTTGCTAAAGGTGTTTCCGGTCAACCTTCATCTTCCAGGTCTGCATCTTGCAAAGATACTAGTGTTGCTGAACCTGTTGTAGTTGAATCTAGTGGAAAAAAGTTCAAAAAGAGACCCAATCCAATCAGGGCTAAGAAACGGCTCAAAAGTGATTATGAGTTAGCTAGGGAGAGACAAAGATTCATCGCACAGcgtaagaaacaaaagaaagaagaagatgcTGCAAAATTAGCTTTAACAATCAACAATGTTGATtga